CGCGGCCTCGGTGCTGAGTCACTGACAGGCCGAGTCACCGACGCGATGAACTCCCCCGCCGCCCCGCCGACCGCAGGCCCCCTGCGGGCGGCGGGGCTTGCCCTCGTCCGGGCGCTGAAAGCCGTTGTCTGGTGGTTCAACTCGATCCTCGGCGGCAACGACTACCAGCGCTACGTCCAGCATCGGCGGCTGCACCACCCGGGGTGCGAGATCCCCTCCGAACGCGACTACTGGCGCGACCGCCACGACGCCGCGACCAAGAATCCGGGCAATCGCTGCTGCTAGATCCCGCTGGCGGTTTTCCGCCCACGTTCATGGCCGAATCCCGCTAGCACCGGGCCGCCGAGGCTGACATGGTGGATGCGTGAGTGCGAACGAATTGGATTTCGAACGTTGCTACCGCGCCGTGGCAACGCGGGATGCCAGGTTCGACGGGCATTTCGTGACCGCGGTGCGCACCACCGGAATTTATTGCCGCCCTTCCTGTCCGGCCATCACCCCCAAACGGACCAACGTCACCTTCCTGCCCACGGCGGCGGCCGCCCAGCAGCACGGATTCCGGGCCTGCCGCCGCTGCCTGCCCGACGCCGCGCCCGGCTCGCCCCTGTGGAACACCCGCGCCGACCTGGCCTCGCGGGCCATGCGGCTGATCGGCGACGGCGTCATCGAACGCGGCGGGGTGCCCGCGCTGGCCGGCGCGCTCGGCTACTCGCAGCGGCAGCTGACCCGGGTGCTCACCAGCGAACTCGGCGCGGGCCCACTGGCTTTGGCGCGGGCGCATCGCGCGCACACCGCCCGGCTGCTCATCCAGACCACCCGATTACCCATGTCGGATATCGCCTTCGCGGCCGGCTTCGCCAGCATCCGGCAGTTCAACGACACCGTGCGCGAGGTGTTCGCGGTCAGCCCGACCACCCTGCGCGAGGAATCCCGCCGCCGCAACGGCGACACCGTGCCCGCCACCAACGGACTGCTCACGCTGCGCCTGCCCTATCGGGAGCCGCTGGATCAGAGCTGGCTGGAATGGTTTCTGTCCGCGCACGCCGTACCGGGGCTGGAACTGTGGGAGAACGGCGTCTACAGCCGGAGTCTGCGAACTCCGCACGGCCACACCACCATTCGATTGTCGATCCAGCCCGGTCATGTGCGGGCCACGCTGGCGCTCCAGGACATGCGCGATCTCGCGCCCACGGTGGCGCGCATCCGGCACTTCCTGGATCTGGACGCCGACCCGGTCGGCATCGACGAGGCGCTGGCCGCGGGGATGGCGGGAAGCCCGGGGACCTCGCGCCCGGCGCTCCCCGGGGGCATTCGGGTGCCGGGCTGCCTGGACGGCCCGGAGTTGTTGTTACGCACCATGATCGGGCAGCAGATCTCGGTGGCGGCCGCCAACACCCATACCGCGCGCCTGGTGCAAGGGTTGGGCGAGGCCATCGACGGGCCGATCCCGCACCTGTTCCCCACCGCCGAGACCATCGCCGAGCACGGCTCCGAGGTGCTGACCGGGCCGGGACGGCGCATCGACGCCATCGTCGGGGCGGCCAAGGCCCTCGCCGCCGGCGATCTGGTGCTGCACTCCGGCCGCACCGCCGCCGACCTGCGCCGGGACCTGCTGACGCTGGACGGGGTGGGGCCGTGGACCGCCGACTACGTCACCATGCGCCTGCTCGCCGACCCGGACGTACTGCTGCCGTCGGACCTGGTGGTGCGGCGCGGAGCGAGCCTGCTGGGTATCGACCTCACCGACACCGCCCGGTTCGCGCCGTGGCGGTCGTATCTCACCATGCACCTGTGGAAACACGCCCTC
This sequence is a window from Nocardia yunnanensis. Protein-coding genes within it:
- a CDS encoding AlkA N-terminal domain-containing protein; amino-acid sequence: MSANELDFERCYRAVATRDARFDGHFVTAVRTTGIYCRPSCPAITPKRTNVTFLPTAAAAQQHGFRACRRCLPDAAPGSPLWNTRADLASRAMRLIGDGVIERGGVPALAGALGYSQRQLTRVLTSELGAGPLALARAHRAHTARLLIQTTRLPMSDIAFAAGFASIRQFNDTVREVFAVSPTTLREESRRRNGDTVPATNGLLTLRLPYREPLDQSWLEWFLSAHAVPGLELWENGVYSRSLRTPHGHTTIRLSIQPGHVRATLALQDMRDLAPTVARIRHFLDLDADPVGIDEALAAGMAGSPGTSRPALPGGIRVPGCLDGPELLLRTMIGQQISVAAANTHTARLVQGLGEAIDGPIPHLFPTAETIAEHGSEVLTGPGRRIDAIVGAAKALAAGDLVLHSGRTAADLRRDLLTLDGVGPWTADYVTMRLLADPDVLLPSDLVVRRGASLLGIDLTDTARFAPWRSYLTMHLWKHALTHPAEGAVTTSIPTRRTPR
- a CDS encoding YbdD/YjiX family protein — translated: MNSPAAPPTAGPLRAAGLALVRALKAVVWWFNSILGGNDYQRYVQHRRLHHPGCEIPSERDYWRDRHDAATKNPGNRCC